The genome window TCGAACAAGATCGGGCCCGAGGGCGCCGAAGCGCTGGCCGAGTCGCCGCACCTGTCCAAGCTGGAAACGCTGGATCTGTCTTTCAACAAGGTCGGCGATGCGGGCGCCGTGGCGCTGGCGAATTCGAAATCGCTGTCCCGGCTGAAAACGCTGCATCTCGATGCCAACGGCATCGGTAAGGACGGCATGCAGGCCCTGGCGGAATCGCCGGGACTGAAAAAACTGGAAACGCTCAACATGACGTACAACCTGATCGCCCCTGAAGGTTTTGAAATCCTGCGCCAGTCCCAACGCCTGGCCGCGCTCAAGGAATTTCGTTTCGACTCCCCTGCCGACAATGACTGAATCCCAAACCAACATACAGGACAATGGCCTGCGTACGGTCCAGTCCATTGCGGACAAACTGGCGTTGCGCCACACCACGCTCGATCTGAGTTACGACTCGCTGGGCGATGCCGGGGCCATTTTGATGGCGCGTCACAAAGACCTGTCGCACGTGCGGGTGCTCGACCTGTCGTGGAACGACATCGGCGACGCGGGTGTCGAGGCGCTGGCGCAATGCGCGTCGTTGAAAAACCTGACCCACCTGCACCTGGACTCGAACGCCATCAGCGACCGGGGTGCGACGGCGCTGGCGCGATCGGAACATCTGCCGCAACTCAAGCTGATCAACCTCACCAACAACCGCATCGGCGATGCCGGAGCGCTGCGCCTCATCAAGTCGCGCAAACTACCGAAGCTGGAATTTCTGGAACTGGAGCTGAACCGCATCGGCGAAACGCGCCTGACGCAGTTTCCCGACGGTACGGCCAACCCGGCCCTGCGCTGGCTGAACTTGAGAAAAAATAAAATCGGTACGGAAACGCTGGCCGACTGGGTGCAGACCGGCGTGTTCTCACCGCTGGAAGTGCTCAACCTGGGCTTCAACCGCATCGACGACGCCGGGGCCAAACTGCTGGCCAAGTCGCCCACGGTCAACCGCCTGCACAAGCTGGTGATCGATTTCAACTCGATCCACGACGAAGGCGCGCGCGCCCTGGCCCAATCCAAAAGCCTCGCCAACCTGCGCGACCTGTACACCCATCAAAACGATTTCACCCGCGAGGGCGAACAGGACCTGCTCGATTTCCGCATCCGGCAACTGATCAAGACGCGCGGCAAGAACGGGTCGCTCAACCTGAACGGGCACAGCCTCGGCAACAAGGGATTGCAGGCGCTGTCGCGGTGTCCGGACATGGCGAAGGTCGAACACCTGTCATTGCGCAACAACTACATCGACCACATGGGCATGGTGGCGCTGGCGCAATCGGAGCATCTCAAAAGTCTCAAGTCGCTCAATCTGATGGACAACCCCATCGGCGACAAGGGCATGGCGGCGCTGGCCGATGCGCCCTTCACCGCGTTGCGTACGCTGAACTTGGAGAAGACGGGGATCAAGGTGGCCGGAGTGCAGGCATTGGGCACCTCCCGCACGCTGACGCAATTGGAAGAACTCAACCTCAGCCACAACGACTTCAGCAACCAGGGCGGTAAAATTCTGGCCCAGTCGCCCAACTTTGCCCGTCTCAAAACCCTCCGTCTGTGGAACACGTGGATGGAAAGCAACGGTGTCGTCGCCTTGGCCTGTTCCCCCAACATGGCCAATCTGAACGAACTGCGGCTCAGCAGCAACGGCATCCGGCTGTCCGGATTCGTCGCGCTGTCGGAATCGCCACACTTCAAATCGCTCAACGTGCTCGATATCCGGCGCAACCCGTTCTGCATCGACAGCTTCAAACTGTTCACCGAGTCGGAGCGGTTTCTGAAACTGAAAGAGTTTCGCTTCTGATCCACCCGCTTTCTCCCAATTAAAAAACAACCCATAGATTCTTCGCTCCGCTCAGAATGACAAGCGGGCGTGACTCCGGTTCCCCCTTGTAAGGGGGCCAGGCGGGGGTCTTCCTTTTAAATCCTTCGCGTCAGCGAAGGAAAGATGAGCCACTTCATTAAAAGCTTCTCGTCGCGGGCCGCTCCTCAAAACAACACGGAAGGAAAAAGCCCCCAGCCCCACTACGTGGGGAGGAAGCAAGGTACTGCTCTCCCAAGGAACGATGATCTGAGGGCCCATTCTTTAATACAACTTGCTTCCTCCGGGTGTTACCCGGCCCTTCGGAGAAGGGGGACCCGATTCCTTCCTGTCTCTTGGCGGGAATACTTTAGAATGACACTCAACGGTTAGCGTGTCATTCTGAGCGAAGCGAAGAATCTATGTTTTCTTTCCAGTAGAGACACAGGACCCGTTGCACAATCCACACCCAATAAAAAACCCCCGGAACCGAACGGCTCCGGGGGTTTTGTTTTTGTAACTGGAAGTGCGGTCAGGCAATCGCCAGAAAGTTGCAGGCCTGGTAGCAGGCGTTGCAGTTGATGCACAGATCCATGTCGATGTGTGCCGAGACTTTCTTGGTGCCGCCGGTGATGGCTCCCGTCGGGCACGGCTTGATGCACGCGCCGCAGGCCACACAGTCCTCTTCCTTGACCACGTAGCGGTACAGGCCGGTACACATGGCCGCGTCGCAAACCTGGTCGTCGATGTGCCGCTCGTACTCCTTGCGGAAATACTTGAGACCGCTGAGCACGGATTTGACCGCCGTCTCGCCCAGTCCACACAGCGACGTGACGTTGATCTCCTCACTCATCGCCTGCAACTTGTCGAGGTACTCCATCTTGCCGCGGCCTTCGGCGATGTCGTCCAGCATGTTCTTGATGAGCGTCAGGCCGATGCGGCAGGGCGTGCACTTGCCGCAGGTTTCCGATTCGTTGAAGCCGATGGAAAACCGCGTCAGGTCGATGACGCAGGCCGAGTTGTCGTACGCCGACAGGCTGGCCTGACCCATGATGGCGCCCGCGTCGATCAGGCTTTCGTAGTCGGTCTTGGTATCCAGTTTCTCCGGAGGCAAAAAGCCACCGGTGACGCCGCCCAGGTGCACCACCTTCAACTCTTTTTTCTTCAGGATGCCGCCGCAGAAATCGTTGATGATCTCGCCGACGGTGGTGTTCATGTCGAACTCCATCAGCCCGTTGTATTTCAGGTTGCCGGCGATCGCCCAGGTTTTGCAGCCCGGCGAATTTTCCGGTCCCATGGTGCGGTACCAGTCGGCACCCTGCCTGACGATTTCCGTCACCGTCGCCCAGGTCTCGGCATTGTTCAAATTGGTCGGGTAGCCGAACACGCCTTTTTCCGAGGAGTGCGGCGGCTGCGCTTTCGGAAACGGGCGCTTGCCTTCGACCGAGGCCATCAGCGCCGTCGATTCGCCGCCGATGAACGCTTCCATGCCTTCGTGCACGTAGCCGTCGATGCTGAAATCCGTACCCAGTATGTTGTTGCCCAGGAAGCCGCGTTCGCGCGCCGCTTCCAGCGCCATGTTCAGGCGGCGCACGGCGATGCCGTAGTCCGAGCGGGTGTAGATGATGGCGTCGGTGGCGCCGATGGCGTAGGCGCCGATGATCAGGCCTTCCAGCACCTGATGCGGCGAGCCTTCCATGACACTGCGGTCCATGTAGGAGGCCGGGTTGCCTTCGTCGCCATTGACCATGATGAAGCGGCGCTCGCCCGGCGTGTTCGCGGTTTTCTCCCATTTGTCGCCGGTGAAATAACCGCCGCCGCCCTTGCCGCGCAGGCCGGACTGGCGCACTTCCTTGCGCACTTCTTCCGGTGTCATGGTGGTCAGCGCTTTTTTCAACGCTTCGTAACCGCCCACTTTGATGTATTCGTCGATGCTCTCCGGATCGATGTTGCCCCCATGCTTCAACGCCACCCGGGCCTGCTTTTCGAGGTTTTCGTAATAATCGGGCTTGGACGCCAGTTTGGCGAACGGTTTGCCCCCCAGCACGTGGTCCTTGAAAATCTGCGGCACGTTGGCCACCTTCACGCGTTCGTAGGTGACGCGCGGCTGGCCGGGGACGTACACGTCCACCAACACATCGCGGCTGCAATAACCACGGCAGCCAACCTGGCCGATCTCGCAACCGCCACGCTCCGCCAGCTCCGCCGTCGGGGCGTGCTCGGCAATCAGCTTTTCAAATTCCGCATAAACGTCTTTCGACCCTTCGGCCTGGCCACTGAGACTCATGCAAACCGTCACTTTGATGGTTCCTTTGGTCTGGTCCGTGGCTTGAGGCTGTGTCGCTTCCGCAACCGTCATGGGGATCTCCTTGTTTACCTGTAGTTACCGGATCGAACGGTATATTTATCAGTTTTGTTAAAAACGCTTGATTCCATTGAATTTAGAAACGCCCGAACCACCAAGGATCGCGGACCTTTCCGGACTTTCTACCTTCTCACATTTCGCGAGAATTTTCCAGAAATTCTAGTGAGCCCACCCCCAATTGTCAACCCAATCGACGGCTCCAATCCAGAGAAAACCCGAAAAAATTCAAGGCCTCCGGCGGACCTCACCTCTCCCTGCACCCCCTCCGCGAAAATAGCGCACCCCCCATCCCCAAAATATCTTCAAGCCATTGATTTATTGAGCTTTTTCTTAAACCCAAGTCCGTAAGCGCTTGCAGGGACTGCGATGCCCAACACAGCGCCCGCATTGTTCTGCGACTTGGCCGGGTACCGCGGTGCCGTTTGAACGCGGGTCATTGGGACGCGGGTCATTGGGACGCGGGATTCAGTTCCTTGGCGGGCAGGGTAGCGAACGCGGATTTCAAATAGGCCTGCACCGGGTCGGGCAGGGCTGCGATGTTGCGGCCGGGAATCGCCTGCGCCAGGTAGTTTTCGATCTGTCCCTGGTAGGTGATGAGCTTCCAATCACCTTGTCCATTCGGGCGAATGAAATTTAGGCGCACCACCTCCGTCAACCACAACTCGCTGCGCGGGTCCTGCATGCTGCCGGTCACGCGCACCCGGGCGCGCAGGCCGGTGTCCTCTTCCTCGGCCAGGCTTATCACCTGCACCTCGTAGTCGCTTTCAAACTTTTTGGCCACGATGTCGTAGGGCGGGGCAAACCCGAGGTCTTTCAGCTTCGCCTTATCCAGCGATTGCAACGACGTGATCACGTGCTGCTGCAAGGATTGTTTTGCCGTGGCGTCCTTCGAT of Nitrospina watsonii contains these proteins:
- a CDS encoding NADH-ubiquinone oxidoreductase-F iron-sulfur binding region domain-containing protein, producing the protein MTVAEATQPQATDQTKGTIKVTVCMSLSGQAEGSKDVYAEFEKLIAEHAPTAELAERGGCEIGQVGCRGYCSRDVLVDVYVPGQPRVTYERVKVANVPQIFKDHVLGGKPFAKLASKPDYYENLEKQARVALKHGGNIDPESIDEYIKVGGYEALKKALTTMTPEEVRKEVRQSGLRGKGGGGYFTGDKWEKTANTPGERRFIMVNGDEGNPASYMDRSVMEGSPHQVLEGLIIGAYAIGATDAIIYTRSDYGIAVRRLNMALEAARERGFLGNNILGTDFSIDGYVHEGMEAFIGGESTALMASVEGKRPFPKAQPPHSSEKGVFGYPTNLNNAETWATVTEIVRQGADWYRTMGPENSPGCKTWAIAGNLKYNGLMEFDMNTTVGEIINDFCGGILKKKELKVVHLGGVTGGFLPPEKLDTKTDYESLIDAGAIMGQASLSAYDNSACVIDLTRFSIGFNESETCGKCTPCRIGLTLIKNMLDDIAEGRGKMEYLDKLQAMSEEINVTSLCGLGETAVKSVLSGLKYFRKEYERHIDDQVCDAAMCTGLYRYVVKEEDCVACGACIKPCPTGAITGGTKKVSAHIDMDLCINCNACYQACNFLAIA